TTCGACGGAGCGTAAGACTCCGATCGTATATCTTTGTATTTTAGAAATTTCTAAAATAGACTCCCATTGATTCGGATGATAGAGCAGGAGGGCGGAGATCAGACTTGCACCGCCGGAATATTCCGGTTGCCTTTTATCCTTTTTCAGGAGATTCTGAAACGTTTTGAATCCGAAATCCGCTGAAACCCACGCGCAGATCTCCGCGGCCTCTCTTTCGTGATGAAAGGCGTCCTCGGGATAAAAATTTAGAATCCGTAGACATTTTTCTTTCCAGAGTTCTTCCTGGCTCGGATCCATTTTCCCCAGACGAAAATATACTTTTGCTAATGCGAAATACGCATGGTCTAAAGAGGAGACATTGGGATGATTGAGGATTCCCGTTTCATGCTTATTTAGAAATTCTGTAAGTTTTTCGTCGGAAATTTTATCTACTGTTTCCTTCAGGCCGTAGGTGATAAAATCAAAGGCATCCGAATATTCGTCAGGTCCTTCCAAGGTCGAACAGGCAATTTTATTTTCCCCTTTGTAACTTTCCCATTGTGCTTCGATAAAGGGGACTAAATCCGATTTCATACTTGTCCAAGTCTGATTCGGAAAAATATGAAGTTCATCGTGACTGGAGTCCCAGGTTCCATAGAGTTGCAAACGGGGAAGCCAGACGAGTATTTCGGGATCTTCGTCATAGGCTTCTGAAATTTTTATGAGACCCGCTGAGTTTGTGTAGTATTGACCGTCTTCTTCTTTTTTAAACGGTCCGATCCTTACGGAGCTAAAATGAATTTCCGGGACAGATGCAAGATCAA
This genomic interval from Leptospira stimsonii contains the following:
- a CDS encoding tetratricopeptide repeat protein produces the protein MKKKNQNLLNLPQDLVEDLSVGRRIETHSQGWFDLASVPEIHFSSVRIGPFKKEEDGQYYTNSAGLIKISEAYDEDPEILVWLPRLQLYGTWDSSHDELHIFPNQTWTSMKSDLVPFIEAQWESYKGENKIACSTLEGPDEYSDAFDFITYGLKETVDKISDEKLTEFLNKHETGILNHPNVSSLDHAYFALAKVYFRLGKMDPSQEELWKEKCLRILNFYPEDAFHHEREAAEICAWVSADFGFKTFQNLLKKDKRQPEYSGGASLISALLLYHPNQWESILEISKIQRYTIGVLRSVETAKNWALTVVNDPLSAKLKQNPNAMETISKLVIQIHEFVLSSTDGFFSEQDIHKIRHQKIVDRLVQGWELIKKKEYSKVEEMLSSIFSEYPEDAEALFLDARLHWLKSGSPKEGMKRAEKNLLLAASGDSAGRSRLYNLIGCALDETGKLEESIQFFQKAEKLSPEESIYPANIAEIFWKLGNSSSAARYAKKAKSLGNKSEIVETIFQATRSSSQK